A region from the Gemmatimonadota bacterium genome encodes:
- a CDS encoding sodium-dependent transporter: protein MSIEEGAARARFATSLGTMLTMIGVAVGLGNVWRFPYMVGRFGGAAFVVVYLLLVALIGVPALLAEWTLGRNTRRGTVGAFERAGLPGGRALGWAFFFVVAAATAYYTNVVGWVGFYALSEVARLLGATLEAARVLPSESTPVLGSVLRQVLCTGIVVLSCAVVLRRGVAAGTERVSRWVMPLVFGILLVLVLRSVTLPGSKAGLLWYLGHFEWAALTPAVVLAALGQAVFSLSLGGTFMVVYGSYLGEEQPLVGSALITALGDAGAGLLAGLAIFPALFALGGEPGSGPGLVFVTLPQVFEAMPWGALFGLLFFLGLAGAAFLSDVAAFEVLVAGLTDNTRLTRTQAVWSVVLLVSILALPPMLSMRIFAPWDLVFGSGMQTLGLLLAVLTVGWCLDRGRALQSMVGTETGLAARLLWWWVRFLIPAAVVAVGVWWVWTEVLRRGGW from the coding sequence GTGAGCATCGAAGAGGGAGCGGCCCGCGCTCGCTTCGCGACGTCCCTCGGCACGATGCTCACGATGATCGGCGTGGCGGTGGGACTGGGCAACGTCTGGCGGTTTCCCTACATGGTGGGGCGGTTCGGAGGCGCCGCCTTCGTGGTCGTGTACCTGCTGCTGGTCGCCCTGATCGGCGTGCCCGCCCTGTTGGCGGAGTGGACGCTGGGCCGCAACACCCGTCGCGGAACGGTCGGGGCCTTCGAGCGAGCGGGGTTACCGGGGGGACGCGCGCTCGGGTGGGCCTTCTTTTTCGTCGTGGCCGCAGCCACGGCGTACTACACGAACGTGGTCGGGTGGGTGGGTTTCTACGCCCTCAGCGAAGTGGCTCGACTGCTGGGGGCGACGCTGGAGGCCGCGCGTGTGCTTCCCTCGGAATCGACGCCCGTGCTGGGGTCCGTGCTTCGCCAGGTGCTGTGCACAGGCATCGTCGTGCTGTCCTGCGCGGTCGTGCTGAGGCGGGGCGTGGCGGCGGGCACCGAACGCGTCAGCCGTTGGGTGATGCCGCTGGTGTTCGGCATCCTGCTGGTGCTGGTCCTGCGCAGCGTCACGTTGCCCGGGTCGAAGGCGGGCCTGCTTTGGTATCTGGGCCACTTCGAGTGGGCGGCCCTCACACCAGCGGTGGTGCTGGCGGCTCTGGGACAAGCCGTGTTCTCGCTCTCGCTCGGGGGCACGTTCATGGTGGTCTACGGATCGTACCTCGGTGAGGAGCAGCCGCTGGTGGGCAGCGCACTGATCACGGCGCTGGGCGACGCCGGGGCCGGTCTCCTGGCGGGCCTGGCGATCTTTCCAGCGCTCTTCGCCCTGGGCGGGGAGCCGGGCAGCGGGCCCGGCCTCGTCTTCGTCACACTCCCGCAGGTCTTCGAGGCGATGCCCTGGGGAGCGCTGTTCGGACTGCTCTTCTTCCTGGGTCTTGCAGGGGCTGCCTTCCTTTCGGACGTGGCCGCCTTCGAAGTGCTTGTCGCCGGCCTGACAGACAATACCCGCCTGACGCGTACGCAGGCCGTGTGGTCGGTGGTGCTGCTGGTCTCGATCCTGGCGCTGCCGCCCATGCTCAGCATGCGGATCTTCGCCCCGTGGGATCTGGTGTTCGGATCCGGCATGCAGACGCTGGGTCTGCTGCTGGCCGTCTTGACCGTGGGGTGGTGCCTGGATCGAGGTCGGGCGCTGCAGAGCATGGTGGGAACGGAGACGGGGCTGGCGGCGCGGCTCCTCTGGTGGTGGGTACGCTTCCTCATTCCGGCCGCTGTGGTGGCGGTGGGAGTGTGGTGGGTCTGGACGGAGGTGCTGCGCCGCGGCGGTTGGTAG
- a CDS encoding aminotransferase class V-fold PLP-dependent enzyme, with protein sequence MISLPEPPYALEPLRAQVPLLDRFTPMNHCSQAPQSLRTRAAGLAYLDGWDERGMDWDAWMAEVEAARTAFARLVGAAPGDVAVGSSVSQLVSSLATALPFTGPRTRVLASTGEFPTVTHAWKAQARRGAVVELVSTRAGTVDVGEFVERLDERVQVVSISHGLYESGFVMDVEAIQAAAARVGALTVVDAYQTLGTRPVDVHALGVDVLVGGCLKYLMGVPGLAFMYVRPEVAIGLQPGITGWFGRSHPFAFDSTLDWAEGARRFELGTPPIFEAHVCRAGIEWISEVGPAAIYTWTSVLSDALIEGGRAQGLKLHGTGQSRDKSPSTAFRVNDAAALEQALRGRGVLASARGPVLRLAPHFYSTLEDVERSLIALQGVRPR encoded by the coding sequence GTGATCTCGTTGCCCGAGCCGCCCTACGCGCTCGAACCGCTGCGCGCCCAGGTACCGCTGCTGGACCGATTCACGCCCATGAACCACTGTTCACAGGCGCCCCAGTCTCTCCGGACGCGGGCAGCGGGGCTCGCCTATCTGGATGGATGGGATGAGCGCGGCATGGATTGGGATGCCTGGATGGCGGAGGTGGAGGCCGCGCGGACGGCCTTCGCTCGCCTGGTGGGGGCGGCTCCTGGAGACGTGGCGGTGGGGAGCTCGGTCTCACAGCTGGTCAGTAGCCTCGCGACTGCTCTCCCCTTCACGGGCCCCCGTACTCGCGTGCTCGCCAGCACCGGCGAGTTCCCGACGGTCACGCACGCGTGGAAAGCTCAAGCGCGTCGCGGGGCTGTCGTCGAGCTGGTGTCCACCCGGGCCGGGACGGTCGACGTCGGCGAGTTCGTCGAGCGCCTCGACGAGCGTGTCCAGGTGGTCTCCATCTCGCACGGACTCTACGAATCCGGGTTCGTGATGGACGTGGAGGCGATCCAGGCCGCCGCCGCGCGTGTCGGGGCGCTGACCGTGGTGGACGCCTACCAGACGCTCGGTACCCGACCCGTCGACGTCCATGCGCTGGGCGTCGACGTCCTGGTGGGCGGCTGTCTCAAGTACCTCATGGGCGTACCGGGTCTGGCGTTCATGTACGTGCGCCCCGAGGTGGCCATCGGGTTGCAGCCAGGCATCACGGGTTGGTTCGGGCGCTCCCACCCCTTCGCTTTCGACAGCACGCTGGATTGGGCGGAGGGCGCCCGACGCTTCGAGCTCGGGACACCCCCCATCTTCGAAGCCCATGTATGCCGGGCGGGCATCGAGTGGATCTCGGAGGTCGGGCCTGCGGCCATCTACACCTGGACCTCGGTGCTGTCGGACGCGCTCATCGAGGGCGGACGGGCTCAGGGCCTGAAGCTGCACGGTACGGGTCAGAGTCGGGACAAGTCACCGAGCACTGCCTTCCGAGTGAACGATGCAGCAGCGTTGGAGCAGGCACTACGGGGGCGGGGCGTCCTGGCGTCCGCCCGGGGGCCCGTCTTGCGCTTGGCACCCCACTTCTACTCTACGCTGGAGGACGTGGAGCGCTCGTTGATCGCACTACAGGGCGTGCGCCCGAGGTGA
- a CDS encoding cupin domain-containing protein: MDEQGRPRLVRNREAEQGERAPVENLDGIQVIRGGGGSRAWNGIRYRTGMFAGNVGAGALSMNVATIPPGAVAGAHIHVDFEVMLYILQGSVRHDYGPGLSRSVVNEAGDFIYIEAGVPHEVHNLSETEPVVAVVARSDASEWENIAPYDPRQDG; this comes from the coding sequence ATGGACGAGCAGGGGCGGCCGCGCTTGGTGCGGAACCGCGAAGCGGAGCAGGGGGAGCGCGCACCGGTGGAGAACCTGGACGGAATCCAGGTCATCCGGGGCGGCGGCGGCAGTCGCGCCTGGAACGGCATCCGCTACCGAACCGGGATGTTCGCGGGAAACGTGGGCGCCGGTGCACTCTCGATGAACGTGGCCACGATTCCGCCGGGCGCCGTGGCGGGTGCCCATATCCACGTGGACTTCGAGGTGATGCTGTACATCCTGCAGGGGAGCGTGCGACACGACTACGGGCCCGGGCTCTCGCGGTCGGTGGTGAACGAGGCCGGCGACTTCATCTACATCGAGGCGGGCGTCCCGCACGAGGTCCACAACCTGAGCGAGACCGAGCCAGTGGTGGCGGTGGTAGCCCGCTCCGACGCCAGCGAGTGGGAGAACATCGCCCCCTACGATCCCCGTCAGGACGGGTGA
- a CDS encoding MBL fold metallo-hydrolase, whose translation MRLTFWGAARTVTGSMHLLELDDGRRLLLDCGLYQGRRADAFRINSELPFPASSIDAVVLSHAHIDHSGLLPRLYRDGFRGRIWATHATYDLCAIMLLDSAHIQEKDAEWLRRRRRGRRSEVELLYSMADAEHVLDLFVAAGYRQIFSPVPGVRVEFRDAGHILGSATVHLQIDEHGTTKRLGFTGDVGRPDRPILRDPQTMADCDWLICESTYGGKTHEPRDRAQARLEKVVAETSSRGGRVLIPAFAVGRTQEIVHALDQLSRQGRLPRIPVFVDSPLAVSATSVYQLHPECFDREMHEYLRTDPDPFGFEQLTYIRDAADSKKLNESRIPMVIISASGMCEAGRILHHLKNGIEDPRNTIMIVGFCAEHTLGRRIVERSPEVRIFGEPYALRAQVEVMNSYSAHADEPELVEFLAPLDRERLQRVFLVHGDFERQQALKTRLTAEGYADVQIPERGESVTL comes from the coding sequence ATGAGACTGACCTTCTGGGGTGCTGCCCGCACCGTGACCGGCTCCATGCACCTGCTCGAGCTCGACGATGGGCGCCGGCTCCTCCTGGATTGCGGGCTCTACCAGGGCCGGCGAGCGGACGCCTTTCGCATCAACTCCGAGCTGCCCTTTCCAGCGTCCAGCATCGATGCCGTGGTCCTCTCCCATGCTCATATCGACCACTCCGGACTGCTGCCGCGCCTCTATCGCGACGGATTCAGGGGTCGGATCTGGGCCACGCACGCCACGTACGATCTGTGCGCTATCATGCTGCTCGATTCCGCGCACATCCAGGAGAAGGATGCGGAGTGGCTGCGCCGGCGCCGACGAGGCCGACGCTCGGAGGTCGAGCTGTTGTATTCGATGGCCGACGCCGAGCACGTGCTCGACCTCTTCGTGGCGGCGGGCTACCGCCAGATCTTCTCCCCCGTCCCCGGCGTGCGCGTCGAATTCCGCGACGCGGGACACATCCTGGGCTCCGCGACGGTGCACCTGCAGATCGACGAGCACGGCACCACCAAGCGACTGGGCTTCACGGGAGACGTGGGGCGGCCCGACCGCCCCATTCTCCGCGACCCCCAGACCATGGCGGATTGCGACTGGTTGATCTGCGAATCGACGTACGGAGGAAAGACACACGAGCCCAGGGACCGCGCTCAGGCTCGGCTCGAGAAGGTGGTCGCGGAGACCTCCAGCCGGGGAGGCCGCGTGCTGATTCCAGCCTTCGCGGTCGGGAGGACACAGGAGATCGTCCATGCGCTCGACCAGTTGTCGCGCCAGGGGCGCCTGCCGCGCATCCCGGTCTTCGTGGACTCCCCCCTGGCCGTCAGTGCTACGTCGGTCTATCAGCTTCATCCCGAGTGCTTCGACCGGGAGATGCACGAGTACCTTCGCACGGATCCGGACCCGTTCGGCTTCGAACAGCTCACCTACATCCGCGATGCGGCAGACTCCAAGAAGTTGAACGAGTCACGCATTCCGATGGTGATCATCTCCGCGTCCGGCATGTGCGAGGCGGGGCGCATCCTTCACCATCTGAAGAATGGAATCGAGGACCCGCGCAACACCATCATGATCGTCGGGTTCTGTGCCGAGCACACGCTCGGGCGTCGCATCGTGGAGCGCAGCCCGGAGGTGCGGATCTTCGGCGAGCCCTATGCGCTGCGTGCACAGGTGGAGGTGATGAACAGCTACTCCGCGCACGCCGACGAGCCCGAGCTCGTGGAGTTCCTCGCCCCCCTGGATCGGGAGCGGCTACAACGGGTGTTCCTCGTGCATGGGGACTTCGAGCGACAGCAGGCGCTGAAGACCCGTTTGACCGCCGAAGGGTATGCGGACGTGCAGATCCCGGAGCGTGGGGAGTCGGTGACCCTTTGA